A stretch of Magnetococcales bacterium DNA encodes these proteins:
- a CDS encoding radical SAM protein produces the protein MNDPFRIDSHKLIYHPRRVAELIECGGDWDKAKGIYPLYVEISPLGACNHRCSFCAVDFVGYKSTRLDAALLGERLREMGRLGVKSIMLAGEGEPLLHKELPRMVVDAGEAGLDVAITSNATVLPPRFLEDALPRLSWFKASINAGTPVSYAAIHRTRERDFHKAVDNLRRMVETRRRDKLSCTLGAQALLLPDNAGEMATLARLCRDDIGLDYLVVKPYSQHQLSHTRTFAELDYAPYAELGKELAACATADFRVIFRSQTMARYESNERYTTCRAVPFLWAYIMADGTVSGCSAYLLDPRFEYGNINTATFQEIWEGERRRQAVPFVAHELDIGGCRRSCRMDAINGYLHQLTEEPVPHVNFI, from the coding sequence ATGAACGACCCCTTTCGCATCGACAGCCACAAGTTGATCTACCATCCCCGACGGGTGGCGGAGCTGATCGAGTGCGGCGGTGATTGGGACAAGGCGAAGGGCATCTACCCCCTCTACGTCGAAATCTCCCCGCTGGGAGCCTGCAACCATCGCTGCTCTTTCTGCGCCGTCGATTTCGTGGGCTACAAAAGCACCCGCCTCGATGCCGCTCTGCTGGGAGAGCGCCTGCGGGAGATGGGGCGGCTCGGGGTGAAAAGCATCATGCTGGCCGGCGAGGGCGAACCCCTGCTGCACAAGGAGCTGCCCCGCATGGTGGTCGATGCCGGGGAAGCGGGGCTGGATGTGGCCATCACCAGCAACGCCACCGTGCTGCCGCCGCGTTTCCTGGAGGATGCCCTGCCCCGCCTCTCCTGGTTCAAGGCCTCCATCAACGCGGGCACCCCCGTAAGCTACGCCGCCATCCACCGCACCCGGGAGCGCGATTTTCACAAGGCCGTGGACAATCTTCGCCGCATGGTCGAAACCCGCCGGCGCGACAAGCTCTCCTGCACCCTTGGGGCCCAGGCGCTGCTGCTGCCCGACAACGCCGGCGAAATGGCCACCCTGGCCCGCCTCTGTCGGGATGATATCGGCTTGGATTACCTGGTGGTGAAACCCTATTCGCAACACCAGCTCAGCCACACCCGCACCTTCGCCGAACTCGATTACGCCCCCTATGCCGAGCTTGGCAAGGAGCTGGCCGCCTGTGCCACCGCCGACTTCCGGGTCATCTTCCGCAGTCAGACCATGGCCCGCTACGAGTCGAACGAACGCTACACCACCTGTCGGGCCGTGCCGTTTCTCTGGGCCTACATCATGGCCGACGGTACCGTTTCCGGCTGCAGCGCCTATCTGCTCGACCCCCGCTTCGAATACGGCAATATCAATACCGCCACGTTTCAAGAGATCTGGGAGGGGGAACGTCGCCGACAGGCCGTCCCCTTCGTGGCCCATGAGCTGGATATCGGCGGCTGCCGCCGCTCCTGCCGCATGGACGCCATCAACGGCTATCTGCACCAGTTGACGGAAGAACCGGTGCCTCACGTCAATTTCATCTGA
- the purB gene encoding adenylosuccinate lyase yields MPLDPLTALSPLDGRYADKTAALRPYCSEFGLIRYRVIVELRWLAFLAREGVMAELPPLTEEQNALLQRLEEGFDTAHARRVKELESVTNHDVKAVEYLIKEQLAGTSLASAAEFVHFACTSEDINNLAHALMLKEARDRVLLPAVDKLLDRLLDMAEALAEVPMLSRTHGQPATPTTLGKEVANFAHRLLQQRQTLADLPLPGKINGAVGNFNAHVAAVPEADWPRLAQRFVSGLGLSHQPFSTQIEPHDGMAGYFHALVRGNTVLLDACRDFWGYISLGYFRQKTKAGEVGSSTMPHKVNPIDFENAEGNLGVANALLCHLAEKLPVSRFQRDLSDSTTLRNLGSALGYTLLALQSALRGLGKLEADPARMAEDLEANLEVLAEAIQTVMRRHGLPEPYEQLKALTRGKRIDRPGLTAFVASLELPAEAKTRLLSLEPATYTGLAARLTREWIAEEREKRLHKC; encoded by the coding sequence CTGCCACTCGACCCCCTTACCGCCCTGAGCCCCCTCGACGGGCGCTACGCCGACAAAACCGCCGCCTTGCGGCCCTACTGTTCCGAATTCGGTCTCATTCGTTACCGGGTGATCGTGGAACTGCGCTGGCTGGCCTTTCTGGCCCGGGAAGGGGTCATGGCGGAGCTGCCGCCCCTGACGGAAGAACAAAACGCCCTGCTGCAACGGCTCGAAGAGGGTTTCGACACCGCGCACGCCCGTCGCGTCAAGGAGCTGGAGTCGGTCACCAATCACGATGTCAAGGCGGTGGAGTACCTGATCAAGGAGCAACTGGCGGGTACCTCCCTGGCTTCCGCCGCAGAGTTCGTCCACTTCGCCTGCACCTCGGAAGACATCAACAACCTGGCCCACGCCCTGATGCTGAAAGAGGCCCGTGATCGGGTGCTTCTGCCGGCTGTGGACAAACTGCTGGATCGCCTGCTCGACATGGCCGAGGCCCTGGCCGAGGTGCCGATGCTCTCCCGCACCCACGGGCAGCCCGCCACCCCCACCACCCTGGGCAAGGAGGTGGCCAATTTCGCTCACCGCCTGCTTCAACAACGGCAGACCCTGGCCGACCTGCCCCTGCCCGGCAAGATCAACGGCGCGGTGGGCAACTTCAATGCCCATGTCGCCGCCGTTCCCGAAGCCGACTGGCCCCGCCTGGCGCAACGCTTCGTCAGCGGATTGGGGCTGAGCCATCAACCCTTCTCCACCCAGATCGAACCCCACGACGGCATGGCGGGCTATTTTCACGCCCTGGTGCGCGGCAACACCGTGCTGCTCGATGCCTGCCGCGACTTCTGGGGCTACATCTCCCTGGGCTACTTCCGCCAGAAGACCAAGGCCGGTGAAGTGGGCTCCTCCACCATGCCCCACAAGGTCAATCCCATCGATTTCGAAAACGCCGAGGGCAACCTCGGCGTGGCCAACGCCCTGCTCTGCCATCTGGCGGAAAAACTGCCCGTCTCCCGCTTCCAACGGGATCTGAGTGACTCCACCACCTTGCGCAACCTGGGCAGCGCCCTGGGTTACACCCTGTTGGCCCTGCAGTCGGCACTGCGCGGGCTGGGCAAGCTGGAGGCCGATCCGGCCCGCATGGCCGAGGATCTGGAGGCCAACCTGGAAGTGCTGGCGGAAGCCATCCAGACCGTCATGCGCCGCCACGGTCTGCCGGAACCCTACGAGCAGCTCAAGGCACTGACCCGCGGCAAACGCATCGATCGCCCCGGCCTCACGGCTTTTGTCGCCTCTCTCGAACTGCCGGCGGAGGCCAAAACCCGGCTGCTCTCCCTGGAACCCGCCACCTACACCGGCCTGGCCGCGCGTCTGACCCGGGAGTGGATTGCGGAAGAGCGCGAAAAAAGGCTGCATAAATGTTAA
- a CDS encoding glycosyltransferase family 2 protein, which yields MQKLISVVIPIFNEVGNIDPLLDRLARVADGLPYRFEFVFVDDGSRDGSLESLLRRQFTDNRVVVVSLSRNWGHQNAFNAGLEVARGDALILMDGDLEDPPELIPQLIARWNEGRFKVVTTVKESRSQSGLRRLLTRFYYFLIRHLTKSDLDNQSGMFSLIDRRIADHLFGMKERNKSYPNLRSFLGYSRAAIAYHRPPRGAGAPKQTLLHLINDGLNAIFSFSFLPIRVISVVGLLLTSFFLVIGAVTFIVRVTDTRFWIFYPLPGFSLTLLLQLLIASFQILFLGILGEYLARIYDDIRQRPNYIIETVYRQPGEGSGMNPDATRSEPDAATGDRHDTPTQQPDQA from the coding sequence ATGCAGAAATTGATCAGTGTGGTGATTCCGATTTTTAATGAAGTGGGCAATATCGACCCCTTGCTGGACCGGTTGGCCAGGGTTGCCGACGGACTGCCCTACCGTTTCGAGTTCGTCTTCGTCGACGACGGCAGCCGGGATGGCAGTCTGGAGAGCCTGTTGCGGCGTCAGTTCACCGACAACCGGGTCGTGGTGGTCAGCCTCTCCCGCAACTGGGGCCATCAGAACGCCTTCAATGCCGGGCTGGAGGTGGCTCGCGGCGATGCCCTGATCCTGATGGACGGGGATCTGGAGGATCCGCCGGAGCTGATTCCGCAACTGATCGCCCGCTGGAACGAGGGGCGGTTCAAGGTGGTCACCACCGTCAAGGAGTCGCGCAGTCAAAGCGGTCTGCGGCGTCTGCTGACCCGGTTCTACTATTTTCTCATCCGCCATCTGACCAAATCGGATCTGGATAACCAGTCGGGCATGTTCTCCCTGATCGACCGGCGCATCGCCGACCACCTCTTCGGCATGAAGGAACGCAACAAGAGCTATCCCAACCTGCGCTCCTTTCTGGGTTACAGCCGCGCCGCCATCGCCTATCACCGACCGCCGCGCGGGGCCGGCGCGCCGAAGCAGACCCTGCTGCATCTGATCAACGACGGGCTCAACGCCATCTTCTCCTTCTCCTTCCTGCCGATCCGGGTGATTTCGGTGGTGGGTCTGCTGCTGACCAGCTTCTTTCTGGTGATCGGGGCCGTGACCTTCATCGTTCGGGTCACGGACACCCGTTTCTGGATCTTCTATCCCCTGCCGGGATTCTCCCTCACCCTGCTGTTACAGCTTCTGATCGCCTCGTTCCAAATCCTCTTCCTGGGGATTCTCGGGGAGTATCTGGCCCGCATCTACGACGATATCCGGCAGCGCCCCAACTACATCATCGAGACGGTCTATCGGCAGCCGGGTGAGGGGAGTGGAATGAACCCCGATGCGACGCGGTCCGAACCCGACGCCGCCACCGGAGACCGGCACGACACTCCGACGCAGCAGCCGGATCAGGCGTGA
- a CDS encoding class I SAM-dependent methyltransferase has product MNTIPDGHFESLACNELTYWWHCNRVEFASALLKRHVPDAHTRQVVDFGCGTGGFLHMISERMGFQGAIGLDRSATAITHARRFGENYHLRTEEGEALPSGTDLIFLMDVLEHIDDDVAFLRNLFAMLPEHGLVLISVPAMPVLYSQWDRQLGHFRRHTRAGLEERIVRAGGRCLAITYCFSYLVAPALWRRLQDSRGMQGSCEFPPTADWLGGVLKVAGRWEAGLGSRIPLPFGTSLFALVRAKQP; this is encoded by the coding sequence ATGAATACCATTCCGGATGGGCATTTCGAGAGTCTGGCCTGCAACGAATTAACCTACTGGTGGCATTGCAATCGGGTCGAATTCGCCTCCGCGCTGTTGAAACGGCACGTCCCGGATGCGCACACCCGGCAGGTGGTCGATTTTGGCTGCGGAACCGGCGGTTTTTTGCACATGATCTCCGAACGCATGGGCTTTCAGGGTGCGATCGGCCTGGACCGCTCTGCCACGGCCATCACCCATGCCAGACGATTCGGGGAGAACTACCATCTCCGGACCGAGGAGGGGGAGGCTCTTCCGAGCGGCACCGATTTGATCTTCCTGATGGACGTTCTGGAACACATCGATGACGACGTGGCCTTTCTGAGGAACCTGTTCGCCATGCTGCCGGAACACGGGCTGGTGCTGATCTCCGTTCCGGCCATGCCGGTTTTATACAGTCAGTGGGACAGGCAGCTTGGCCATTTCCGACGGCATACCCGAGCGGGTCTGGAAGAGCGGATTGTTCGGGCCGGAGGTCGTTGTCTCGCAATAACCTATTGTTTTTCTTACCTGGTTGCTCCGGCGCTTTGGCGGCGGTTGCAGGATTCCCGGGGTATGCAGGGGAGCTGCGAATTTCCACCCACTGCCGATTGGCTGGGGGGGGTGTTGAAGGTTGCCGGACGATGGGAGGCCGGGTTGGGAAGCCGCATCCCTCTGCCGTTCGGAACTTCGCTGTTTGCCCTGGTTCGAGCAAAACAACCGTGA